The DNA region TGCCGCTTATTCTTGAGGGCCGCGATATCGTCGCACAAGCCAAGACGGGCAGCGGCAAGACTGCGGCCTTTGGCTTGGGCATCGTTCACAGGCTGGAACCGACCGCCTACCATACCCAGGCCCTGGTGCTGTGCCCAACGCGCGAATTGGCAGAACAAGTCGCCAACGAATTGCGCCGGCTGGCACGCGCACTGGGCAACATCAAAATACTGACGCTATGCGGCGGCACGCCGATACGGCCGCAGGTCGAGTCGCTTAAGTTCGGTGCCCATGTGCTGGTCGGCACGCCCGGCCGCATCATGGACCATATAGACCGGCAGACCGTCGATCTGGGCGCTATCCACACCCTGGTGCTGGACGAGGCCGATCGCATGCTGGACATGGGTTTCTTCGATGACGTGGCCAAAATCGTTCGCAACTGCCCCGCTACACGACAAACACTGCTGTTCTCGGCGACATATGCCGACGACATCCGCAAGGCAAGTGCGCGTTTTCTGAAGCAGCCAGCCCAGGTGAAGGTCGAGTCGGTACACGACGCGGGCCAGATCGTGCAGTATTTTTATGAGGTTGAGGGCGACAAGCGCCTTGCGGCCGTGGCTCAGTTGCTCGAGCACTTCCGTCCCGGCTCCACGCTGGCATTTTGCAATACCAAAGCCCAGTGCCGCGACCTGGCCCAGTTCCTGCAAGCACGCGGGTTTAGCGCCCTGGCGCTGCACGGCGACCTGGAGCAGCGTGATCGTGAAGACGTGCTGGTGCAGTTTGCCAATCGCAGCTGCTCGGTGCTGGTTGCAACTGACGTCGCTGCGCGCGGCCTGGATATCGACTCGCTCGATGCCGTCATCAATGCCGAGATCACCCCCGACCCCGAG from Pollutimonas thiosulfatoxidans includes:
- the dbpA gene encoding ATP-dependent RNA helicase DbpA, with product MTSPLFSLLPLGQPVLDNLDAMQYHSMTPIQAASLPLILEGRDIVAQAKTGSGKTAAFGLGIVHRLEPTAYHTQALVLCPTRELAEQVANELRRLARALGNIKILTLCGGTPIRPQVESLKFGAHVLVGTPGRIMDHIDRQTVDLGAIHTLVLDEADRMLDMGFFDDVAKIVRNCPATRQTLLFSATYADDIRKASARFLKQPAQVKVESVHDAGQIVQYFYEVEGDKRLAAVAQLLEHFRPGSTLAFCNTKAQCRDLAQFLQARGFSALALHGDLEQRDREDVLVQFANRSCSVLVATDVAARGLDIDSLDAVINAEITPDPEVHIHRIGRTGRGDASGLALSLCAPHELRWANQIEQYQGQPIQWAALRALKPAAGGRLRAPMVTLCIQGGKKDKLRPGDLLGALTKDAGFEAAQIGKINILDQVSFVALERHIARQAHDKLSSGNIKGRRFKMRFMAEV